A single genomic interval of bacterium harbors:
- a CDS encoding toxin-antitoxin system HicB family antitoxin yields the protein MNGYIILCKETGKRLLKSYKGSLSIRIPPELHSAA from the coding sequence ATGAACGGTTACATTATTCTTTGTAAAGAAACAGGAAAGCGACTTTTGAAATCTTATAAAGGAAGCCTCAGTATTAGAATCCCGCCAGAACTGCATAGCGCCGCATAG
- a CDS encoding LptE family protein, with product MISPKRLSSFLLITLSAILGCAHTPTSGLPPHIKRISIPIFKNTSTRYGLEKELTDQVTQEFILDGRLKVMEKDRAEAELAGEVISYARDDLSYDEDGYVTEYQIRILLKLKLHDLVKDEVIWEDQQEKSTTYLPQVPGKEENNYETEEDALDRLVEDLARAVVVRTTEGW from the coding sequence TTGATTAGCCCTAAAAGACTAAGTAGTTTTCTCTTGATCACTCTTTCAGCCATATTAGGCTGTGCTCACACCCCCACGTCAGGTCTCCCCCCTCATATTAAGCGAATCAGTATCCCTATCTTCAAAAACACCTCCACTCGTTACGGTCTGGAAAAAGAACTGACCGACCAGGTGACTCAGGAATTCATCCTTGACGGCCGCCTTAAAGTAATGGAAAAAGACAGAGCCGAGGCAGAGTTGGCAGGAGAAGTCATCTCTTACGCCAGAGATGATCTATCCTATGATGAGGATGGTTATGTCACTGAATATCAAATCCGGATTTTGCTCAAGCTAAAACTTCATGATTTAGTTAAAGATGAGGTTATCTGGGAAGACCAACAAGAGAAATCAACTACTTATCTGCCTCAGGTGCCCGGTAAAGAAGAAAATAATTATGAAACGGAAGAGGATGCCCTTGATCGCCTCGTAGAAGATTTGGCCAGAGCCGTAGTGGTTAGAACTACTGAGGGCTGGTGA